A single Nicotiana tabacum cultivar K326 chromosome 5, ASM71507v2, whole genome shotgun sequence DNA region contains:
- the LOC107769727 gene encoding calmodulin-interacting protein 111 isoform X4: MSVHGILGLRIQKTWLMKQETSLLLRLFSLLVLKDGARLSSSLSWSMGSPASGRIIFVHPIEDHTIRSIANGSNRLSNDKVSSLSVSKCEELSLLLVSRNGKSAINSSISPQYSTTETINGRAESMRVSSPRTPLHSHSRLNSPGTREFNTPKDQESVLISSDVGGMSSNIFNIREVLVDDHSKKLVQTCTASWLYSRILLSGNLVIVPLLSRLCFFQVTGASPQQSLGEYVNVAFSVDHKTKVVLHLPQNTDMGTPIRRLSPSELEHRNINSKDGVDYPKLGGLSEEFAVLMDIIISSAVKGTMASMGLRPTKGVLLHGPPGTGKTALARLCAHEAGVNLFSVNGPEVISQYYGESERALNEVFDSASQAAPAVVFIDELDAIAPARKDAGEELSQRMVATLLNLMDGIRRADGVLVIAATNRPDSVEPALRRPGRLDREIEIGVPSARQRYEILHTLMSEMEHALLEKDVQDLATATHGFVGADLAALCNEAALNCLREHVESKTCFGNTHSKPSIRAFDGRLGRNGTHYLRDNKDLSSDSDFEGASSSISEACISSDIPRNFTCMEQTDTLRITYKDFEKARMKIRPSAMREVILEVPKVSWNDVGGQREVKMQLIEAVEWPQKHQEAFKRIGTRPPTGVLMFGPPGCSKTLLARAVASEAGLNFLAVKGPELYSKWVGESEKAVRTLFAKARANAPSIIFFDEIDGLAVVRGKESDGVSVADRVMSQLLIELDGLHQRVNVTVIAATNRPDKIDPALLRPGRFDRLLYVGPPDKKDREAIFHIHLQKMPCSSDICIKDLARLTSGCTGADISLICREAAIAAIEESLDASEITMKHLKAAIRQVPPSEVHSYQELSNRFQRLVHSNSVKDD; the protein is encoded by the exons ATGAGTGTACACGGCATTTTGGGCTTGAGGATACAGAAAACGTGGCTCATGAAGCAGGAAACTTCTTTGCTCTTGCGACTGTTTTCCCTTCTT GTTTTAAAAGATGGAGCACGATTATCTTCAAGCCTCTCATGGAGTATGGGTTCTCCTGCCTCAGGTAGGATCATTTTTGTTCATCCTATCGAGGATCATACCATAAGAAGTATTGCAAATGGAAGCAATCGACTGTCCAATGATAAAGTTAGTTCCCTTTCCGTTAGTAAATGCGAGGAACTATCTTTGTTGCTGGTATCTCGTAATGGAAAATCTGCGATAAACAGCTCCATATCCCCTCAATATTCAACCACTGAAACAATAAATGGTCGAGCTGAGTCTATGAGGGTTTCATCTCCAAGGACTCCATTACACTCTCATTCTAGACTTAATTCTCCTGGCACCAGGGAGTTCAATACGCCCAAGGATCAAGAATCAGTGTTAATTTCTTCTGATGTAGGTGGCATGTCTAGCAACATATTCAATATAAGAGAAGTTTTGGTAGATGACCATTCAAAGAAACTTGTACAAACCTGTACAGCTTCGTGGTTGTATTCTCGTATTTTACTCTCTGGAAATCTTGTGATTGTCCCACTGCTTTCAAGGCTGTGTTTTTTCCAAGTTACAGGTGCTTCTCCTCAACAAAGTTTGGGGGAGTATGTGAATGTTGCTTTCTCTGTAGATCACAAAACAAAAGTAGTTCTACATTTACCCCAGAATACTGATATGGGAACTCCCATTAGAAGATTATCACCATCAGAGCTTGAACATAGAAATATCAACAGTAAGGATGGAGTTGACTACCCAAAATTGGGTGGTCTTTCTGAAGAATTTGCAGTTCTAATGGACATAATAATATCATCAGCTGTGAAAGGTACTATGGCTAG CATGGGTTTACGGCCTACAAAGGGAGTACTTCTTCATGGCCCACCTGGAACTGGAAAGACTGCTTTGGCGCGATTATGTGCTCATGAAGCTGGTGTAAACCTATTCTCTGTCAATGGGCCTGAAGTAATTAGTCAATATTATGGCGAAAGTGAACGGGCACTGAACGAGGTCTTTGATTCAGCGAGTCAAGCAGCTCCTGCCGTG GTCTTCATTGATGAGTTGGATGCCATTGCGCCTGCTCGTAAAGATGCAGGTGAAGAGCTTTCCCAAAGAATGGTAGCTACATTGTTAAACTTGATGGATGGAATAAGAAGAGCTGATGGAGTACTTGTTATTGCTGCAACCAATCGACCTGACAGTGTGGAACCAGCTCTTAGACGACCTGGAAGACTTGACagggaaattgaaatag GCGTGCCATCTGCCAGACAACGGTATGAAATACTACATACACTGATGAGTGAAATGGAACATGCTCTTCTGGAAAAGGATGTTCAAGACCTTGCAACAGCTACACATGGTTTTGTGGGCGCTGATCTAGCTGCTCTGTGCAACGAAGCAGCTTTGAATTGTCTTCGTGAACATGTTGAGTCAAAGACATGCTTTGGCAATACTCATAGTAAACCTTCAATTCGAGCATTTGATGGACGCCTTGGCAGGAATGGTACCCATTACTTGCGAGATAATAAAGACCTCTCTTCTGACAGTGATTTCGAGGGTGCATCTTCATCTATTTCAGAAGCATGTATCTCATCAGATATTCCAAGAAACTTTACTTGCATGGAACAAACAGACACTCTTAGGATCACTTATAAGGATTTTGAAAAGGCTAGAATGaaaataaggccaagtgccatgaGAGAG GTTATACTTGAGGTTCCAAAGGTAAGCTGGAATGATGTTGGAGGACAGAGGGAGGTGAAGATGCAGCTCATAGAAGCTGTTGAATGGCCTCAGAAACACCAGGAGGCTTTCAAGCGCATTGGCACTCGTCCCCCTACTGGAGTTTTGATGTTCGGTCCTCCAGGATGCAGCAAAACATTGTTAGCTCGTGCAGTTGCTTCCGAAGCAGGGTTGAACTTTCTTGCAGTGAAGGGCCCTGAGCTTTACAGTAAATGGGTGGGGGAATCAGAAAAAGCTGTCAGAACTTTATTTGCAAAGGCTAGGGCAAATGCTCCCTCAATTATATTTTTTGATGAAATAGATGGCCTTGCTGTTGTACGTGGCAAAGAAAGTGATGGGGTTTCTGTGGCAGATCGGGTCATGAGTCAACTTCTTATTGAATTAGATG GTTTGCACCAGAGAGTTAATGTCACTGTTATTGCTGCAACAAATCGGCCAGACAAGATTGACCCTGCTCTTCTAAGACCAG GACGCTTTGATCGATTGCTGTATGTCGGACCTCCAGATAAAAAAGACAGGGAGGCAATATTCCACATACATTTGCAGAAGATGCCATGCAGTTCTGACATATGCATTAAAGACCTAGCTCGGCTAACGAGCGGCTGTACTGGTGCTGACATATCTCTGATATGTCGTGAAGCAGCTATTGCAGCAATTGAA GAAAGCCTTGATGCCTCTGAAATAACAATGAAACATCTGAAGGCCGCCATTAGACAAGTGCCTCCATCTGAAGTTCATTCATACCAAGAATTATCAAATAGGTTTCAGAGGCTTGTGCACTCAAACTCTGTGAAAGACGATTAG